Sequence from the Syntrophales bacterium genome:
TGTCCAGGCCGCAGGTCCCGGCGACATCCTCCACGAACGCCGCGTCCTGATTCACGAAAACGCCAACCGTAACGATCCCCCCGGGCAGACCGGCCCGGATCCGCCGGGCCTGCTCCGGGGAAACGCAGCGGCTGCTCGGCGGATAGAAGATGAATCCCAGGGCGTCGGCGCCCGAACGGGCGGCGCACAGGGCGTCTTCCAGGCGCGTGATCCCGCAGATCTTGATCTCCGTCATCGTCCTGTCAGCTCCTTCAGTTTCGCCGCCTGATCAGGGGCCTTCATCAGGGCCTCGCCGATCAGAAAGGCGTGCACACCCGCAGCGAGAAGAAGCTCCACGTCTCCCCGGGTGTGGATGCCGCTCTCCCCGACGACCGTCACGCCCGCCGGCACCCGGGGCGCCAGCTCCAGCGTCGTAGCCAGGTCCGTCCGGAAGGTGTCGAGGTCGCGGTTGTTGATCCCCACGAGAACGGCCCCGGCGCGGAGGGCCAGGTCCAGCTCCTCGCCGCCGTGGACCTCCACGAGGGCGCTCATGCCCAGCGAGGCAGCCAGGGCGGCGTACTCCCGGAGCCGGCCTTCCTCCAGGATGCGGGCAATCAGGAGCACCGCGTCGGCCCCCAGGAGCCGCGCCTCGACGATCTGGTATTCGTCGATGACGAAGTCCTTGCGCAGGACGGGAAGGGTCGCCTCTCGCCGCACCTCCGAAAGATGGGCGCCGGCGCCCTCGAAAAAGGTTTCGTCCGTCAGGACCGAGATGGCGGCCGCCCCGCCTCTCTCATAGGCGGCGGCGATCTCCCGGGGCCGGAAATCCTCGCAGAGGCGGCCTTTGGACGGGGATGCCTGCTTGATCTCGCCGATGATCGCGCAGGGATACCTGCGCAGCGCCTCCCGGAAATCGCGAACGGGCGGAGCCCCGGGAAGGGAGCGCTCCAGGACCTCAAGGGGCGTCCGCGCCTTCGCGAGGGCCACTTCCCGCTTTTTCACCTCCACGATACGGTCGAGTATCACGGGACACCTCAGGCGTGGCTCATCTCGATCAGGGCCTGGAGCTTCTTCACGGCCGCGCCGCCGTCGATGCATTCCCGGGCGACGGCGGCTCCCTCCGTAACCGTCCCGGCCTTCCCGCCGGCGACGATGGCGAAGGCGGCGTTCAGCACCACCACGTCGCGGCAGGGACCGGCTTCCCCCGTCAGGACGGCCCGGACGATGCGGGCATTGGCCTCGGCGTCTCCGCCCACGAGGGATTCGGCGGGATAAACCTCCCCGATGACATCCAGCGGATTGAAGTTGTAGGTCCGGACGAGGCCGTCCTTCAATTCCGAGACCCTCGTCTCTCCCGTCACCGTAACTTCGTCGAGACCGTCCAGGCCGTGGACGACGAAGGCCCGCTTCGTCCCCAGGTTTTTCAGCACCCCCGCGAAGGTCTCCGTGAGGTGGGGATCGTAGACGCCGATGAGCTGGGCCGTCGCGCCTGCCGGGTTCGTCAGGGGGCCCAGCATGTTGAAGATGGTCCGGATTCCCGTCTCCCGGCGGGGACCGGCGGCGTACTTCATGGCCCCGTGCAGGCGGGGAGCGAAAAGAAACCCGATGCCGATCTCCTGGATGCATTCCTCGACGATGTCCGGCTCCGCCTCGATGTTGACGCCCAGGGCCTCCAGGACATCGGCGCTCCCACAGCCGCTGGATACGGCCCGGTTGCCGTGCTTGGCCACCGTCAGGCCCGCCGCGGCCGCGACAAACGCGGCCGTCGTGGAGATGTTGAAGGTGTTGCTCCCGTCGCCGCCGGTGCCGCAGGTATCGACGATGACGCCGGACCGGGCGTCGATGCGCGTCGCCTTCTGCCGCATCACCCGCGCCGCCCCGGTCACCTCCTCGACCGTCTCTCCCTTCATGCGAAGGGCCGTGATGAAGGCGCCGATCTGGGCGGGCGTCGCCTTGCCCTCCATGATGGCATCCATCGCGGACATCATCTCCCCTTCCCGCAGGTCCTCCCGCCGGACGACCTTGTTCAGCACCTGCTTCAGCATGACCGATCCTCCTTCCGCACGTAAGTTTCGAGGAAATTCCGGAGCATCCGCTTCCCGTTCGGCGTCAGGATCGACTCGGGGTGAAACTGGAGCCCCTCGACGGGATGCGTCTGGTGCCGGATTCCCATGATTTCACCTTCCTCCGTCTCGGCGCTGACGGCCAGGCAGTCCGGGAGGCTTCCCCGCTCGACGACGAGCGAGTGGTACCGCCCCGCCGTCACGGGATTGGGCATCCCCCGGAAGGTCGTCCTGCCGTCGTTCACGACGGGGGACGTCTTGCCGTGCATCACCCGCTCCGCCCGGACCACCCGGCCGCCGAAGGCCTGCCCGATGGCCTGGTGGCCGAGGCAGATGCCCAGGATGGGGATCTCTTCGTGGAAGCGCCGGACGACGTCGAGGGTGATGCCCGCCTCATCCGGGGAGCAGGGGCCGGGGGACAGGACGATGGCCTCCGGCGCCATGGCCTCGATCTCCTCCAGGGTGGTCTCGTCGTTCCGCCGGACGACCACGTCTTCTCCCAGCTGGCCCAGGTACTGGACCAGGTTGTAGGTAAACGAGTCGTAGTTATCGATCATCAGGATCATTTTGCACCTCCGTTCAGCAAAAAGCCGTTTTCCGCCAGGGCGACGGCCCGAAACATCCCCCCCGCCTTGTGCAGCGTTTCCTCGTATTCACTCCGGGGGTCGGAATCGGCGACGATGCCCGCGCCCGCCTGGACCGACAGCATCCCGTTTTCCAGCATCATTGTCCGGATGGTGATGCCCAGGTCCATGTTGCCCGTGTAGCTGATGTAGCCGACGGCGCCGCCGTAAGGCCCCCGCGGGTATTTCTCCAGCTCGTCGATGATCTCCATGGCCCGGACCTTCGGCGCCCCCGTCAGCGTTCCCGCCGGAAAGGCCGCCCTGAGGACGTCGAAGGCGTCCCGCCCGTCGTCCAGTTGGGCCTGGATGTCGGAGACCAGATGCATGACGTGGGAATAGCGCTCCACGGCCATCAGCTGGCTCACCTGGACGCTCCCCGTCCGGGCGATCCGCCCCAGGTCGTTCCGTCCCAGGTCGACGAGCATCACGTGCTCCGCCTTCTCCTTCGGGTCCTGGAGCAGTTCGTCCGCCAGGCGCCGGTCCTCCTGCTCCGTGGCGCCCCTTCTCCGCGTACCGGCGATGGGCTTCAACTCGGCGATGCCCTCCTCCAGGCGAACCATGACCTCCGGGGAGGAGCCGATCAGGTGGAAGCCGTCGATCTTCAGGAAAAAAAGGTATGGAGACGGGTTGACGTACCGCAGGGCCCGGTAGAGGTTGACGGGATCGACGGAACAGGGCCGTTCGAAGCGCTGGGAGAGGACGACCTGGATGATGTCGCCGGCGATGATGTATTCCTTCGCCCGGACGACCATGTCGCGGAATTCCTCCTCCGTGACGGTCCCTTCAAACGAGCCGCCTTCGCCCGCCCGTTCCTGCGGCGGAATGATGGGGGCCGGAGCGGCCTTGAGGCGTGCAATCAGCTCTTCGATCTTCCCGGCCGCCTCGTCGTAGGCCTGCCGGAGACCGGCGGCTCCGTCCGTCCGGGCGCAGGAGACGACCTTGAGGGTATGGCGCACGTTGTCGAAAACGAGCAGGGTGTCCGTAAGCAGGAAGGCTGCCTCGTCGGTTCCGCTTTCTCGCCGGGGACGGCGGTCCAGTTTCTTCTCGAAGAAGCGGATCATGCCATAGCCCAGGAACCCGACGGCCCCACCGAAGAAGCGGGGAAGCTCCGGGAGACTGACCGGCCGGTACCGCCCCAGGATCTCCTTCAGGACGCGCAGTGGATCCCCGTCATGCTCCAGGACCCGGCTCGCCCCGTTCTCCTCTACGTGCACTTCTCGCCCCCGGACCCGGAAGACGAGGCGCGGCGACAGGCCCAGGAAGGTGTACCGTCCCCACTTCTCCGACCCCTCGACACTCTCCAGGAGAAACACGTTCCGCTCCTCCCGCAGCTTGAGCAGGGCCGTGACGGGCGTCTCCGTGTCCGCCAGGAGCTCGCGGTACACGGGAATCAGGTTGCCTTCCCGGGCCAGAGCCCGGAACGTGTCGAAATCGGGGAAAATCATGTCTTCATATCCTCTCTGTCGAAATAAAAAAGGCCGCTTTGCGGGCGGCCTTTTCGTAATCCGGTGTGCGAAACAAAAAAGCCGCGGGATCCCGAGGGGACCCCGCGGCTCGTGCATACTATGTCAGTACATCAGCGGCGGACGGACCCCTCTCCTGTGGTCCACCACCACCAGCGATTCAAAGTTGTCATGCTACGCGAACGGTTCATGCTCTTTTCCTCTTTTTCGGTCTCCCTAACAGGACGCCCCCGGCGTCGTCAACCTTTTTTTGCCCTCTTCCCTGTCCAGAAACAGAAACGGATTTCAAATCTGCACCCCTTCTCTTGTATTCCTTTCATACCAAGCTGGATCACCTTTCCTGTTTTAAGGAGCGTATCGGCACGGGGGCGCGACCGGGGGTTTCCAGAGGAGCGATTAGGACTTTTTTCCCATCCCTCCAACCTGACAGATCGTCGAAGAGGGAACGCGGGAAAAAACGTCCGCGACGGCGGAAGCCCCCGTGGCAGCCCCCGCGCCGATGCGTTGAATGCAAAGGAAAGGGGGCCGGCCTGTCAGGAAAGAAAAGAAAAAGGAAGGGGAGCGGATTTGAAATCCGCCTTTCTACACTCCGCGGCGGAGCCGTTCTTCGAGCCCCTCCGCGTCCTCCTCCTCGACAAACCGCTTCAACTGCGCCACCGCCTTCTCGTACGCCGCGATCACCTCCCGGGCGGAGGGATTCTTCGTCACCAACTCGGCAAAAAGCCGCGGGGAGGGACCAAAGACCTTCTCCAGCAAGTCCTGCTTTGTCCGGAAGGCCGGGGTCGACATCCGCTCCAGCATCTCCGGGTCTTCCCCCAGGGTCTCCATGGCCAGTCCCATGGCCATCGTGTTCAGATGGGTGAGCCCCTGGACAACGGCCATGACCCGGTCGTGCCTCTCCGGCGTGGTCTCGACGACCCTCGCCCCGCTGCGCTCCAGGATCTCCCGGAGCCACGCCTTCCCGGATTTGCCGCGGCCGGGACAGAGAACGACGTTCTGTCCCTCAAGATCGACCGCATCGGGTCCGAAGAGGGGATGGCAACCGACGACTTCCGCCGCCGTGGCCGCCAGCATTTCCCGGACAGGCTCCTCCTTGAGGGAGGTCAGGTCCATCAGGAGAGCACCCGGCTTCAGGTGCGGACCGACCCGGCGGATCACCTCCGTCGTCACCGCCATGGGCACCGCCACGACGACAACCCTGCAGGCGGCCACCAGCTCCGGAAGGGGCATTCCCGAATCCCGCTCGGAGATGTGGACGTCATATCCGCGGCCGGCAAAAAAGCGGGCGAACCAGCGGCCCATCCCGCCTCCGCCTCCGACGATGCCCACCGCACGCTTCCTCATCGCCCGACCGCCCTCTGCCTCAGGAGGTGGTCCGCCAGGACGATGGAGACCATGGCCTCGCAGACCGGCAGGATCCTCGGGATAACGCACCCGTCGTGCCTTCCCCGGACGGCCAGTACGACCGGTTTCCCCGAGACATCCACGGTCTGCTGCTCCCTGCCGATGGAGGGGATCGGTTTGCAGGCCACCCGGATCACGATATCCTGGCCCGTCGAGATGCCCGCGAGGATCCCTCCGGCCCGGTTCGACTGGAACCCGTCCGGTCCCAGGGCATCGTTGCTCTCAGAGCCCTTCATCCGGGCCGCCTCGAACCCGGCGCCGATCTCCACGCCCTTGACGGTCCCGATGCTCATGAGGGCTCCGGCCAGGTCGGCGTCGAGCTTGTCGAAGACGGGTTCGCCGAGACCGGGAGGACACCCCTGGACGACCACCTCCACGACACCTCCCAGCGAATCCCCTTCTTTTCTCGCCTCCTCCAAGAGGTCTGCCATCCGGGCGGCCGCCTCCGGATCGGGACACCGGAGGTCATTCCGGTCCATCTCCCCGGGCCGGGTGTCCGCGGCGGTGATCCCCCCAAGCTCCCTCGTGAAGGCAAACACTCGGATTCCCGATCCCGCCAGGACCTTCGCGGCCACGGCCCCGGCGGCGACCCGGGCGGCGGTTTCCCGCCCGGAGGCGCGCCCGCCCCCCCGGTAGTCCCGGATGCCGTACTTCTGCAGGTACGCATAGTCGCCGTGCCCGGGCCGGAAGACGTCCCGAAGATGTTCGTAGTCATGCGACGCGGCGTCCCGGTTTCGGATCAGAAGCGCGATCGGGGTGCCCGTGGTCTTTCCCTCGAACACGCCGGAGAGGATCTCCACGCGGTCGTCTTCCCGGCGGGGCGATGACGATCGAACACGGCCCGGCCTGCGCCGGTCCAGCCACTCCTGGACGTCCTGCTCGTCGAGGGCAAGGCCCGGCGGGCACCCGTCCACGACGGCCCCGAGGGCGGGACCGTGGGATTCCCCCCAGGTCGTAACGCGGAATAAGACTCCGATGGTACTGCCGGCCATGATCCCCCCCTTAAACGCCCGATTGCGGACAGGCCGCCGGAACGGAAAGCCGCCGCACGACGTATTCTGCGATCATTTCTGTTACTTCGATGGTGGAGCGGTGGGATGTGTCGATGGCCAGGTCCGCCACAAGGCGATAGACGGGAAGACGCTCCCGGAGCAGCCGCTCCACTTCCTCCCGGACGCCGCCCTCCGTCAGCGGAGGCCGCTGTTCCGCCGTCTTTCCGTCGGCGTCCAGCCGCTCCAGGATGACATTCGTTCCGGCGGTGAGCCAGACGAAAAAACCGTCCGTTTCCAGGGCTTCCACGTTCGCCCGGTCCAGAACGGCCCCGCCCCCCAGCGCGACGACGCATCGCTCATCCGGCAGTTCCGCGATGACCCGGCGCTCGAGGGCCCGAAACTCCCCCCAGCCCCCGTCGTCCACGATCCGCCGGACGGTCCGCCCTGCTAGTTCCTCGATCCGCGCATCGGTATCGAAAAAAGGCAGTCCCAGCTGCTCCGCCAGCAGCCGGCCGACAGTGCTCTTGCCACAGCCCCGGTATCCCACGAGGACGATTCTCATGCGTTCAGGCCCTCCAGCATCTCCCAGAAACGGGGAAACGATTTGGCCACACACCGCTCGTCCCGGATCGCCATTCCCGGCACGGCCAGCCCCAGGACGGCAAAGCTCATGGCGATGCGGTGGTCGTTGTAGGTCTCGATCTCGGCGCCCCGGGGCCGCCCCCCCTCGATGACCAGGCCGTCGGGCCTCTCCTCGGCGGAGATGCCCGTCTTCCTCAACTCCGCCGCCAGGGCGGCCAGGCGGTCGCTTTCCTTCACCCGCAGGTGCGCGACCCCGGTAATCACCGTTCGTCCGGGCCGCAGGGCCGCAAGCACGGCCAGGGTCGGAACCATGTCGGGCATGTTCCCGAGATCGAAGACACGATCCCCGTTCGCAAGAGCCCCGCCTGCGACCTCCACCTCGCCTTCTCCGCGCCGGACCGTGCAGCCGAACTCCTCCAGGATGCCCAGGATTCCAATGTCTCCCTGCCGGGTACGGGGGTTGATGCGTTCCACCCGGACGGTTCCCCCCGTGACTGCGGCGGCCAGGAAGAAATAGGACGCACTGGAGACGTCCCCCTCTACAAAATAGGTTCCCCCGGCATAGCGCTGTCCATGGGGAACGACGAACGCGCGAGCATGTTCGCGATGGACCTCGACGCCGAACTGCCGCATGGTCTCCACGGTGACGTCCACATACGGGAGCGATGGGACATGCCCTTCCAGGACCACGGTCACGTCCCCGGAAGCGTAGGGGGCGCTGATGAGGAGGGACGAGACGTACTGGCTGCTGTCCAGATCCCTGAGCACAACCCGTCCGCCCGGAAGGCCGCGGCCCCGGACCGTGACGGGAGGGCACCCCCGGTCCCCTTCCGTTGCGATGTCGACGCCCAGCGCGACCAGAGCCTCCTGGAGGGGGCCAACAGGGCGCTCGCAAAGGCGGCGGTCCCCTGTCAGCGTGAAGGTCCCGTTCCCAAGGGCGACCACGGAGGTCAGGAGCCGCATGGCCGTTCCGTTGTTTCCCAGGAAAAGCGCACTCCCGGGGGGGGTAAGCGTCCCTCCCGTGCCTGTGACAACCAGGTCCTCCCCTTCCCATCGGATCCCGGCTCCGAGGGAGCGAAGGGCCTGCACGAGGCGCACGGAGTCCTCCGCGTCCAGGGCGTTCCGGAGAACGGACCGCCCCCCCGCCAGGGCGGCCATGATCAGGGCCCGCTGGGTGTAGCTCTTCGATCCCGGAGCCGCGACGACGGCCCGGAGAGGACCGGCGGGTTCAATGCGTTTCATCGTTTTCAAGCTCCTTTTCCACGATCCGCCGCATGGTCTCCCGGGGCGGCTCCAGGCCCGTCCAGAGGCGGATCTGCTCCGCCCCCTGGTTTACGAACATGCCGACCCCCGACCGGACGGAGCATCCCGCGGCCTCCGCCTCCCGGAGCAGCCGGGTCCGGAGGGGCCGGTAGACAAGGTCCACCACGCGGGGAATCCGCGCGAGCAGGGCCGCGTCCACCGGCGTATTCTTCACATCCGGCACCATCCCGACCGGGGTGGCGTTGATCAGGCACCCCGCATCGATCCTTCCCAGTTCCCCCGGCGAGCAGGACGTGCAGCCGAACGCCGCGGCCAGTGTCTCGCGGCCGCTTTCCGACCTCCCCGCCACGACGGGCCTTCCGCCTTCCAGGATGGCCGCATAGACGGCGGCGCGGGCCGCCCCGCCGGTCCCCAGGACCGCGACGGTTATTCCCCGCAGGTCCGTCCAGTCGTGAAGGTCCCTGGCCAGGCCGCGCCCGTCGGTGTTGTGACCTACCCAGCGGCCGTCCTCGCAACAGACCGTGTTGACTGCTCCCACCGCCAGGGCGTCGCCGGCCACC
This genomic interval carries:
- the trpC gene encoding indole-3-glycerol phosphate synthase TrpC, with the protein product MILDRIVEVKKREVALAKARTPLEVLERSLPGAPPVRDFREALRRYPCAIIGEIKQASPSKGRLCEDFRPREIAAAYERGGAAAISVLTDETFFEGAGAHLSEVRREATLPVLRKDFVIDEYQIVEARLLGADAVLLIARILEEGRLREYAALAASLGMSALVEVHGGEELDLALRAGAVLVGINNRDLDTFRTDLATTLELAPRVPAGVTVVGESGIHTRGDVELLLAAGVHAFLIGEALMKAPDQAAKLKELTGR
- the trpD gene encoding anthranilate phosphoribosyltransferase, translating into MLKQVLNKVVRREDLREGEMMSAMDAIMEGKATPAQIGAFITALRMKGETVEEVTGAARVMRQKATRIDARSGVIVDTCGTGGDGSNTFNISTTAAFVAAAAGLTVAKHGNRAVSSGCGSADVLEALGVNIEAEPDIVEECIQEIGIGFLFAPRLHGAMKYAAGPRRETGIRTIFNMLGPLTNPAGATAQLIGVYDPHLTETFAGVLKNLGTKRAFVVHGLDGLDEVTVTGETRVSELKDGLVRTYNFNPLDVIGEVYPAESLVGGDAEANARIVRAVLTGEAGPCRDVVVLNAAFAIVAGGKAGTVTEGAAVARECIDGGAAVKKLQALIEMSHA
- a CDS encoding aminodeoxychorismate/anthranilate synthase component II, translated to MILMIDNYDSFTYNLVQYLGQLGEDVVVRRNDETTLEEIEAMAPEAIVLSPGPCSPDEAGITLDVVRRFHEEIPILGICLGHQAIGQAFGGRVVRAERVMHGKTSPVVNDGRTTFRGMPNPVTAGRYHSLVVERGSLPDCLAVSAETEEGEIMGIRHQTHPVEGLQFHPESILTPNGKRMLRNFLETYVRKEDRSC
- the trpE gene encoding anthranilate synthase component I, coding for MIFPDFDTFRALAREGNLIPVYRELLADTETPVTALLKLREERNVFLLESVEGSEKWGRYTFLGLSPRLVFRVRGREVHVEENGASRVLEHDGDPLRVLKEILGRYRPVSLPELPRFFGGAVGFLGYGMIRFFEKKLDRRPRRESGTDEAAFLLTDTLLVFDNVRHTLKVVSCARTDGAAGLRQAYDEAAGKIEELIARLKAAPAPIIPPQERAGEGGSFEGTVTEEEFRDMVVRAKEYIIAGDIIQVVLSQRFERPCSVDPVNLYRALRYVNPSPYLFFLKIDGFHLIGSSPEVMVRLEEGIAELKPIAGTRRRGATEQEDRRLADELLQDPKEKAEHVMLVDLGRNDLGRIARTGSVQVSQLMAVERYSHVMHLVSDIQAQLDDGRDAFDVLRAAFPAGTLTGAPKVRAMEIIDELEKYPRGPYGGAVGYISYTGNMDLGITIRTMMLENGMLSVQAGAGIVADSDPRSEYEETLHKAGGMFRAVALAENGFLLNGGAK
- a CDS encoding prephenate dehydrogenase/arogenate dehydrogenase family protein, which gives rise to MRKRAVGIVGGGGGMGRWFARFFAGRGYDVHISERDSGMPLPELVAACRVVVVAVPMAVTTEVIRRVGPHLKPGALLMDLTSLKEEPVREMLAATAAEVVGCHPLFGPDAVDLEGQNVVLCPGRGKSGKAWLREILERSGARVVETTPERHDRVMAVVQGLTHLNTMAMGLAMETLGEDPEMLERMSTPAFRTKQDLLEKVFGPSPRLFAELVTKNPSAREVIAAYEKAVAQLKRFVEEEDAEGLEERLRRGV
- the aroC gene encoding chorismate synthase, producing MAGSTIGVLFRVTTWGESHGPALGAVVDGCPPGLALDEQDVQEWLDRRRPGRVRSSSPRREDDRVEILSGVFEGKTTGTPIALLIRNRDAASHDYEHLRDVFRPGHGDYAYLQKYGIRDYRGGGRASGRETAARVAAGAVAAKVLAGSGIRVFAFTRELGGITAADTRPGEMDRNDLRCPDPEAAARMADLLEEARKEGDSLGGVVEVVVQGCPPGLGEPVFDKLDADLAGALMSIGTVKGVEIGAGFEAARMKGSESNDALGPDGFQSNRAGGILAGISTGQDIVIRVACKPIPSIGREQQTVDVSGKPVVLAVRGRHDGCVIPRILPVCEAMVSIVLADHLLRQRAVGR
- a CDS encoding shikimate kinase; the encoded protein is MRIVLVGYRGCGKSTVGRLLAEQLGLPFFDTDARIEELAGRTVRRIVDDGGWGEFRALERRVIAELPDERCVVALGGGAVLDRANVEALETDGFFVWLTAGTNVILERLDADGKTAEQRPPLTEGGVREEVERLLRERLPVYRLVADLAIDTSHRSTIEVTEMIAEYVVRRLSVPAACPQSGV
- the aroA gene encoding 3-phosphoshikimate 1-carboxyvinyltransferase; amino-acid sequence: MKRIEPAGPLRAVVAAPGSKSYTQRALIMAALAGGRSVLRNALDAEDSVRLVQALRSLGAGIRWEGEDLVVTGTGGTLTPPGSALFLGNNGTAMRLLTSVVALGNGTFTLTGDRRLCERPVGPLQEALVALGVDIATEGDRGCPPVTVRGRGLPGGRVVLRDLDSSQYVSSLLISAPYASGDVTVVLEGHVPSLPYVDVTVETMRQFGVEVHREHARAFVVPHGQRYAGGTYFVEGDVSSASYFFLAAAVTGGTVRVERINPRTRQGDIGILGILEEFGCTVRRGEGEVEVAGGALANGDRVFDLGNMPDMVPTLAVLAALRPGRTVITGVAHLRVKESDRLAALAAELRKTGISAEERPDGLVIEGGRPRGAEIETYNDHRIAMSFAVLGLAVPGMAIRDERCVAKSFPRFWEMLEGLNA
- the aroE gene encoding shikimate dehydrogenase encodes the protein MRNGKRFVLIGNPVRQSLSPQMHNGAYRELGIDASFEALCVTDLEAALRDLRESDVKGIAVTIPFKKAIIPYLDEVAGDALAVGAVNTVCCEDGRWVGHNTDGRGLARDLHDWTDLRGITVAVLGTGGAARAAVYAAILEGGRPVVAGRSESGRETLAAAFGCTSCSPGELGRIDAGCLINATPVGMVPDVKNTPVDAALLARIPRVVDLVYRPLRTRLLREAEAAGCSVRSGVGMFVNQGAEQIRLWTGLEPPRETMRRIVEKELENDETH